DNA sequence from the Lentisphaerota bacterium genome:
CCAAGGAGGCCATCAAGCACGCGAAACAGGCCGGCGTCCAGATTCTGGTCGCCATCAACAAGTGCGATCTGCCGCAGGCCAAGCCCGAACTTGTGCGCCAGCAACTCTCGGGAGAAGGCCTCACCCCCGAAGAGTGGGGTGGCGACATCGTCTGTTGCGAGGTTTCCGCCATGACCGGAAAAGGCCTGGATCACCTGCTTGAAATGATTCTGATCCAGGCCGACGTTCTCGAACTCACCGCCAGCCTCAGTCGGCGCGCCGACGGCTATGTGATCGAGGCGCAGCTTGAACAGGGTCGCGGGCCGACCGCCAGCGTACTGGTCTCGGGCGGCATCCTCCGCGTGGGCGACGTCATCCTCTGCGGCGAACATTTCGGGCGGATCCGCGGGCTGATCGACGACCGCGGCCGCAAGGTCAAGGAGGCCACGCCCGGAACCGCCGCGCGCATCATGGGCCTTTCCGGTGTCCCCGAAGCGGGTGCCCACTTCCGGGTGATGCTCAACGAGAAACGGGCGCGCGAGTTGGCAGAAAAAGAGACCGAATCGCGCAAACTCAGCGAGCTTTCGTCGTCGGTGGCCACCTCGCTCGACACGCTCATGCAGAAGTACCAGGAACAGGGCCAGTTGGAAATCCACGTCATCGTCAAGGCCGACATGCAGGGGTCCTGCGAGGCGATCCAGGATTCGCTCAACAGCATCAAGAGCGCGAAAGTCGCGCTCCAGATCGTCAGCAGCGGCATCGGCCTCATTAACGCCAACGACGTCCAGCGCGCGGCCTCGGGCCGCGCCATCATCGTCGGCTTCCACGTCGGTTGCGAACCGGGCGTGCAGAGCCTCGCCCGCCATGACGGCGTGCGCATCAGCACCCACCGCATCATCTACGAGCTGATCGACCATGTGAAGCAGGAAATGCTCAACATGCTCCATCCCGAATACAAGGAGATCATCCGCGGCCATGCCGAGATCCGCGCGACCTTCAACCACGGCAAGCGGGGCATGATCGCCGGCTGCCAGATGCTCGACGGCATGCTGCGGATGGACTCGCGGGCCCGCGTGTTACGACAGACTCAGGTGGTCTTTGATGGCAAGTTCCTCTCGCTGTTCCACTTTCAGGATGAAGTCGCCCGTGTGGACGGATCGCAGGAGTGCGGCGCACGCTTCGTCGACTTCGCGGCTTTCGCTGTGGGGGACATCATCGAGTGCTATTCGCTCGAAGAGAAGGAACGGGTGCTCTAGGCCATGGCCGTCGACCGCCTGGAACGGGTGAACGCGCTGCTCCGCCGTGAGATCGGCGAGGCGCTCTATCATGTCTTCAACGGCGAGATCGACCTCGCGGCCGTGACGATCACCCGCGTCGAGACCGCGCGCAACCTCCGCACCGCCAGCGTCTCGGTGTCGGTCTTCGGCCATGAGTCCGAACGCGGCCGGATCCTGCGCGCCCTCGCCGACAAGCATTCCGCGCTTCAGGCCATGATCAACCGCGATTGCCATCTCAAATACACGCCCCGCCTCCGCTTCATACTCGACACCTCAATTGAAAAGGGCGATCACATCCTCGCCCTCCTCGGCAAGATGGACGGGGAAGTCGAGGATGAGATGAATCCACCGGAATCAAACTGAATGACTTGTCCCGCGACTCGCTTTGATGCGGGCGCTGACCCTTTACCAGCCACCCTCCACCCTCTGTTATCCTCATGCCCATGATCCGCACCTTCTCCGCCCCGCCACCCGTCGAGTACGGTCCGTTCGACGGCTTGCTGCTGGTCGACAAGCCGGCCGGACCGACGTCCCATGACGTTGTCCATAAGATTCGCAGAACCTTCCGCATCGAGAAGGTCGGCCACGGCGGCACGCTCGACCCGGCCGCGACGGGCCTGCTGGTCATCCTCCTGGGCCGGGCCACGCGCCTCTCCGACCAGATCATGGGGGGCGAGAAAACCTACGCGGGAGTCCTCCGCCTCGGCACCGTCACCAACTCTCAGGACTTGGATGGCCAGATCATCGCGGAACAGCCCTTCGACGCCGTCACGCGCGATCAGGCCGAGACGGCGCTCGCAGCCCTCCGCGGCGACATCTACCAGACGCCCCCCATGGTCTCGGCGATCAAGCTCAACGGCGTCCCGCTCTACAAGCTGGCCCGCAAGGGGCAGGAGGT
Encoded proteins:
- the truB gene encoding tRNA pseudouridine(55) synthase TruB — encoded protein: MIRTFSAPPPVEYGPFDGLLLVDKPAGPTSHDVVHKIRRTFRIEKVGHGGTLDPAATGLLVILLGRATRLSDQIMGGEKTYAGVLRLGTVTNSQDLDGQIIAEQPFDAVTRDQAETALAALRGDIYQTPPMVSAIKLNGVPLYKLARKGQEVAREPRLVHIFRFAITAWVPPLVSFEVRCTKGTYVRTLAHDLGQALGCGACLHSLRRTASGSFDVAAAAPLDALLAGSKESLAARIIPYMQVGPVLASPR
- the rbfA gene encoding 30S ribosome-binding factor RbfA, encoding MAVDRLERVNALLRREIGEALYHVFNGEIDLAAVTITRVETARNLRTASVSVSVFGHESERGRILRALADKHSALQAMINRDCHLKYTPRLRFILDTSIEKGDHILALLGKMDGEVEDEMNPPESN
- the infB gene encoding translation initiation factor IF-2; the encoded protein is MTPPPASAEERTDPDEEIAATWNARPPPRMVANKPPPIKPSQTSRDHGDLARRQPPSRPPPPPPMPFGRPAANAPAPVEAERVIQLRGATIVKDLAELIGLRPNRVIADLMHLNVLASINQRVELDVATKIAEKYGFKVEIERQKRSTERKPVLRRDDADDVIPDDKPEDLVPRPPVVTFLGHVDHGKTSLMDRIRNAQVASGEAGGITQHIGAYTVDVNGRRITFLDTPGHAAFSAMRARGASLTDIAVIIIAADDGVMPQTKEAIKHAKQAGVQILVAINKCDLPQAKPELVRQQLSGEGLTPEEWGGDIVCCEVSAMTGKGLDHLLEMILIQADVLELTASLSRRADGYVIEAQLEQGRGPTASVLVSGGILRVGDVILCGEHFGRIRGLIDDRGRKVKEATPGTAARIMGLSGVPEAGAHFRVMLNEKRARELAEKETESRKLSELSSSVATSLDTLMQKYQEQGQLEIHVIVKADMQGSCEAIQDSLNSIKSAKVALQIVSSGIGLINANDVQRAASGRAIIVGFHVGCEPGVQSLARHDGVRISTHRIIYELIDHVKQEMLNMLHPEYKEIIRGHAEIRATFNHGKRGMIAGCQMLDGMLRMDSRARVLRQTQVVFDGKFLSLFHFQDEVARVDGSQECGARFVDFAAFAVGDIIECYSLEEKERVL